The window GGCGTCGCCGCTGTCGAGCCGGGCGTCGCGGCGCCACGTCTCCTCGCGCAGGAACTCGTCGAAGAGCCCGGAGACGACCGCCGGCTGCGAGTCCGCGATCGGCCGTCCGGCGTTGGCTTCGAAGAAGGAGCGGAAGGAGTGGAGCGGCACGGGGCGGCCGTCGATCACCGCGATCGTCTCGATCGATCCGGCCGCGGGCTTTCGCGCGCATCCCGCGAGCGCGATCCCGAGCGCCGCGGCGGCCAGCGGAGTCGCGAACCGCCGCGCGGCCGTCTTCATGCCGCCGCCGCCAGCAGCGCGTCGAGGAAGCCGATCACGTCCTCGACGCTCCAGTCAGCCGGCAGCGCGACGACGCCCGTCGGAGCGACCGACGCTCCCGGCCGGCCGCGGAGCAGCGCGACGACGCGCGCCGGCTCCGCGCGCGATTCCGCGTCGAAGACGAGCCGGTACCCGGAGCGGCGCCGCTCGACCGACTTGATCGCGAGGCGCTCGGCGCGCCGCCGGAGGCGGCCGTACTCGATGAGGTTGGCGACCGGCTGCGGGGGAGGCCCGAAGCGGTCCTCGGTCTCCCGCGCGATCTCGCGGATCTCGGCGTCGTCCCGCGCCCGGGCGATCCTCTTGTAGAGGGCCATCCGCAGGCTCTCCTCGGGGAGGTACGAAGCGGGAATCGAAAGCTCGCTCCCGAGGGAGATCGTGACGGCGCGCTCCGGAAGGACCTCCTCCCCCTTGAGAGACCGCATCGCCTCCTCGAGAAGGTCGAGGTACATCTCCAGCCCGACCGCCGCGATGTGGCCCGACTGCTCCGCGCCGAGGAAGTTTCCGGCGCCCCGGATCTCGAGGTCCTTGGCCGCGATGCGGAATCCCGCTCCGAGGTCGCAGAACTCCCGGATCGTCGCGAGCCGCGCCCGAGCCGTCTCCGTCAGCGCCGCGCCCGGCTCGATCACCAGATAACAGTAGGCCGCCTTGTCGCTTCGCCCGACGCGCCCGCGGAGCTGGTAGAGCTGCGAGAGGCCGAACGTGTCCGCGCGGTCGATCACGATCGTGTTCACCGACGGGATGTCGATCCCGTTCTCGATGATCGTGGTCGCGAGCAGGATGTCGTGCCGGCGGGAGACGAAGTCGAGCATCGTGCGCTCGAGCTCCCCCTCGCTCATCTGCCCGTGCCCGACCGCGA of the Thermoanaerobaculia bacterium genome contains:
- a CDS encoding TRCF domain-containing protein encodes the protein MSSVMPMADSAHDESGTDAQVAVLAPTTILADQHYRTFTRRFAAFPVTIELLSRFRDRAEQKRIAARTAEGAIDVLIATHRLLSKDIRFRDLGLLVVDEEQRFGVAQKERIKEWKASIDVLSMSATPIPRSLNLSLSGLRDLSIIETPPRNRLAIETQIIPKEADLVREAIAFELERGGQVFYVHNRVESILAEKTFLAELLPDARIAVGHGQMSEGELERTMLDFVSRRHDILLATTIIENGIDIPSVNTIVIDRADTFGLSQLYQLRGRVGRSDKAAYCYLVIEPGAALTETARARLATIREFCDLGAGFRIAAKDLEIRGAGNFLGAEQSGHIAAVGLEMYLDLLEEAMRSLKGEEVLPERAVTISLGSELSIPASYLPEESLRMALYKRIARARDDAEIREIARETEDRFGPPPQPVANLIEYGRLRRRAERLAIKSVERRRSGYRLVFDAESRAEPARVVALLRGRPGASVAPTGVVALPADWSVEDVIGFLDALLAAAA